The Nycticebus coucang isolate mNycCou1 chromosome 5, mNycCou1.pri, whole genome shotgun sequence genome window below encodes:
- the TAAR9 gene encoding trace amine-associated receptor 9: MVNNFSQAGAVELCYENVNGSCIKTPYSPGPRALLYAVLGLGAVLAVFGNLLVIIAILHFRQLHTPTNFLITSLACADFLVGVTVMPFSTVRSVESCWYFGESYCKFHTCFDTSFCFASLFHLCCISIDRYIAVTDPLTYPTKFTVSVAGICIVLSWFFSVTYSFSIFYTGANEEGIEELVVALTCIGGCQAPLNQNWVLLCFLLFFVPTVVMLFIYGKIFLVAKHQARKIESIASKPQSSSESYKERVAKRERKAAKTLGIAVAAFLVSWLPYIIDAVIDAYMNFITPPYVYEILVWCVYYNSAMNPLIYAFFYPWFRKAIKLIVSGKILRSDSSTINLFSEEVDTD, from the coding sequence ATGGTGAACAATTTCTCCCAAGCCGGAGCTGTGGAGCTCTGTTATGAGAACGTGAATGGATCCTGCATTAAAACCCCTTACTCGCCAGGTCCTCGAGCCCTCCTGTATGCCGTCCTCGGTTTGGGGGCTGTGCTGGCCGTGTTTGGGAACTTACTGGTCATCATTGCCATCCTTCACTTCAGACAGCTGCACACGCCTACCAACTTCCTGATCACGTCCCTGGCCTGTGCAGACTTCTTGGTGGGAGTCACCGTGATGCCCTTCAGCACAGTGAGGTCTGTGGAGAGCTGCTGGTACTTTGGGGAGAGTTACTGTAAATTCCACACGTGTTTCGATACATCCTTctgttttgcttctttatttcaCTTATGCTGTATCTCTATTGACAGATACATTGCTGTTACTGATCCCCTGACCTACCCAACCAAGTTTACTGTTTCAGTTGCAGGAATATGCATTGTTCTCTCTTGGTTTTTCTCTGtcacatacagcttttccatctTTTATACAGGGGCCAATGAAGAAGGGATTGAGGAATTAGTAGTTGCTCTCACCTGTATAGGAGGCTGTCAGGCTCCATTGAATCAAAATTGGGTTCTGCTTTGTTTTCTGCTCTTCTTTGTACCCACTGTTGTCATGCTGTTCATCTATGGGAAGATATTTTTGGTGGCTAAGCATCAGGCCAGGAAGATAGAAAGCATTGCCAGCAAACCTCAGTCCTCCTCAGAGAGCTACAAGGAAAGAGtagcaaaaagagagagaaaggctgCCAAAACCCTGGGTATTGCCGTGGCCGCATTTCTTGTCTCTTGGCTTCCATACATAATTGATGCAGTGATTGATGCTTATATGAATTTCATAACTCCTCCTTATGTTTATGAGATTTTAGTCTGGTGTGTTTATTATAATTCAGCTATGAACCCTTTGATATATGCTTTCTTTTACCCATGGTTTCGGAAGGCAATAAAACTTATTGTAAGTGGTAAAATCTTAAGGAGTGATTCATCAACCATTAATTTGTTTTCTGAAGAAGTTGATACAGATTAA
- the LOC128586085 gene encoding trace amine-associated receptor 8 has translation MTGNFSQAVMQLCYEHVNGSCMKIPYSPGSRLALYTAFGFGSLLAVFGNLLVMASVVHFKQLHSPANFLIASLACADFLVGVTVMPFSMVRSVESCWYFGAQFCTLHSCCDVAFCYSSLLHLCFISIDRYIAVTDPLVYPTKFTVSVSGICIVVSWLLPLVYSGAVFYTGASDNGVEDLVSALNCVGGCQIVLNQDWVLISFLLFFIPTLVMVTLYSKIFLVAKQQAVKIEATSCKAESSSGSYKARVAKRERKAAKTLGVTVVAFMISWLPYIIDTLVDAFMGFITPAYIYEISCWGSYYNSAINPLIYALFYPWFRKAIKLILSGEVLKDSSSNISLFAE, from the coding sequence ATGACCGGCAATTTTTCCCAAGCTGTCATGCAGCTTTGCTATGAACATGTGAACGGATCTTGTATGAAAATACCCTATTCACCCGGGTCTCGGCTGGCTCTGTACACAGCGTTTGGCTTTGGGTCTTTGCTGGCTGTATTTGGAAACCTGCTGGTGATGGCTTCAGTTGTTCATTTCAAGCAGCTGCACTCTCCGGCCAATTTTCTCATCGCCTCTCTGGCCTGTGCTGACTTTTTGGTGGGTGTGACCGTGATGCCCTTCAGCATGGTCAGGTCCGTGGAGAGCTGCTGGTACTTTGGAGCCCAATTTTGTACCCTGCACAGTTGCTGTGATGTGGCATTTTGTTATTCCTCCCTCTTGCACTTGTGCTTCATCTCCATCGACAGGTACATTGCTGTTACCGACCCTCTCGTCTATCCTACCAAGTTCACGGTGTCAGTGTCGGGAATTTGCATTGTTGTCTCCTGGCTCCTGCCCCTCGTGTACAGTGGTGCCGTGTTCTACACGGGTGCCAGTGACAATGGGGTGGAGGACTTAGTAAGTGCTCTCAACTGTGTAGGTGGCTGTCAAATTGTTTTAAATCAAGACTGGGTTTTGATAAGTTTTTTGTTATTCTTCATCCCTACCCTTGTTATGGTAACTCTGTACAGTAAGATTTTTCTTGTAGCTAAACAACAAGCTGTAAAAATTGAAGCTACGAGTTGCAAAGCAGAATCTTCCTCCGGGAGTTACAAAGCCAGAGTGgccaaaagggagagaaaagcagCTAAAACTCTGGGGGTCACAGTAGTAGCATTTATGATTTCATGGTTACCATATATTATCGATACACTAGTTGATGCTTTTATGGGTTTTATAACCCCTGCCTATATCTATGAAATTTCTTGTTGGGGCTCTTACTACAACTCAGCCATAAATCCTTTgatttatgctttattttatcCTTGGTTCAGGAAAGCCATAAAACTTATTTTAAGTGGGGAAGTTTTAAAGGATAGCTCATCAAACATTAGTTTATTTGCAGAATAA